The genomic region TCTTCTGGTGGAACATAAGTGACTTCAAGAATACAAGAATGGCGCCGACTCGCAAAATTCCATCCAGGAGATACTGCCATGTCTGTGAAGGATTCCAAAGGCCGAATGTCATAAACATGCTCTCAAAGAGTCCAAAGGCGTGTTTTGCATGTCTTCCAGCGCCACAGGGATCTGCGTATATGGTTTTGTACAGTTGATCTTGCTGAATACAGTGAGCCCATCAAGGTGTAGTTAAAAACCAGCAGGTGCAGCACCAGGAAACTGTCTGGCACTATCCTTGAATTCAGTGCATGGTAGTCCCCACATGGGCACCACAAATTGTCCTATCTCAGTACTAAATGTAAGATGGAAGACCAGACTGATCGAGTGTTCGCACGGTGCCTTGTTGCAACATGGACTCAAACTCAGCCTTTGCTACCACGAGTGTGTGGCACAAGGTGGAGGGCCGGGTGTGGTAATGATATGGCAGAGCATCATGTGTTCCTTCCCTCCATGTCCCAGACAGGTGAGCAAGCTCCAGGAAATCCTTGTATGGTCCAGATCGCGCCACAGGTGTAATGCTGTAGAACACTGCTTGCTGTCGATGTCCTGCTATCCTCAAAAGTGCGGCAGATGAGGACCGCAAAACTCTTGAGTAGCGCACGCAcgcgcgcatgcacacacacacacacacacacacacacacacacacacacacaaaattccaaaCTTGGAATAATAACACATGTGCACCTTTAAATATTGGTCCCTTAAAGGGTTGCAAACTGCAGTGCATGTATCCACAAAAACTTATGAAATGGTGgcctgtgctattctgtggctaaacGCCAGACTCTTAAAAGATTCACCAGTAGCCAGGAAACGTAACGTTACAACTAGCTTGCAACATAACAGGGCATTTACCAGTGTTTTATTCGTGATCTAGGCTGGTATGACCACAaaacatatcatttaattcttactttcgagaatgtgagacagcctccctcatgactgtgtcacacttgctaattccatCGTCTGTCATAGACAGCAGCTTCTTGAAACGGCCCGTGTCCATCCTCACGAAGCTCCGAAATTCATGTAGATCTTCTAGCCTCTGGTCTTTCACAAACAGTGAATATAATCCCCTGCCTTtgtcccttcttttcagccagggtcAAACTCAACAACGCATGGTTTTTTTGTTTTCGTTGTCGTTCTACCCTAATGCGTAGATTTATTGTCACTGCCATGGCAATAGCTCCAAAACAAGTCCTCCatgtgcaaaatgctgtataaatacATAAACCAGTTTAACAAAGTGTCGTAAAATAAAACTCACTgctgagtctgtaattcagaacagtagtaacctacataggagaataacaattacttaataaataatgttgaaaaatttcttattaaataggaaccttcaGCCACATAAATCATTTGAACAAATGACGTTCCAATATGTCACACAGTCCCCCTTGTGTTTCGTGCGGTAGAACGAACAACTTCACGCGAGATCAGCCAGTTCTAAATGGTTTAGCGCGTTATTACTGTCTACTGCGCATGTGCGCCAGGTATATCCCGCGTGAATGGTATAATATTTCTACGTGAACCAGCCTGTAGTTACAGACATGCACGCATGTGGCACTGGAGCATAGGTGTAAGGTTTACGCGCATCGTTTAATAGGAGCTTTTATAGTAAGACGATCTTTCTGTTGGGTATAAAGATGTCCCCTGGTCCAAGATCTGTTCCTAACACTTGGCCCAACCTTTCTATCACCAAGGTAACCTGAGGTGGAGACccggaaaaatcccgtttttatgcggaGCGTTTTGGAACACATTGGTAGCGCAtcctgtcgcatgcataccgattaaCTCGGTAGTGTCACAGTTTAAGATAAACAACCGCGAAATTCTGTAGGGCAGGAAGTGCAACGTTTTGACATTTGAGGCAACGCTAGCACTCCAAGCGGCTAGCCCATAGTTGACAGAGGTAGGACATGATTCAAATGGAGAATAtgctatttttattattgttacttccAGGTGTCCTTTTCACTAAATGTGGTGATGAATTTTCCAATAGCAAATTTTGTTTAACACCCCATCTCCGATTAATGTCGATTTACTCGTATAATGACAAAATGTCAGTGTACAGTAATACATACAGTTCACAGGTAGCAGAGGCGTAATCGTACTGTCGAAATCCGTTCAAGATGAGATCATATCCGTGTGCTTGGCGCGGACTTTCTGAAGGGTTTACAGCAATGAGTATAGTGTGTGACTCCCAGTTCTTGGATCCTTGTATGGAAGAGAGAAAAATTATTCAATTTGAAAGTGACGTTAACAGAGGATAGTGAGATCCATTTGCTTTTGACACAAGCTTTTATACGCAACAGATTTCTACAGAAAAATCTCTCAAGGGAAACAATTACATCAGGATGTATTTAATTTTCGTAAGTCTGTGATATACAGTTTCTTTCAGAGGCTAGCAGAACTAAGGACTTATTTTCTTCAACGAGAATGCTACGAGACTGAACACAAAAAGCTCTGCGCATGCACGCGCTGATTTCTTTGGAGCAAGCTTATTAAAGCCCTTGGAACCAGTCAGAACTATTTCATCTGATCCGTCGCAACTAGTTGCAACTGTCTATTGACAGCAACCCGAACAGCTTCCATCCAATCACCAACCATGGGAACTTTGAGAATGCCTACGTCGAATGCATACGCATGGCTGCAGCTCTATCATTCCCAAATCCTGCTCCTACCCAAATtactacaattatctcgccaaacctcgggcaagtaccagacacacacagaacaatcatcatatttcacagacaccaaaaagtacagaaataatcacacacacaagtacacaggggagtaaaagccgaaaggctacaaactccccctcacactcccCAAAGtggggaaagtaatagatgagagcagcagcagctctATCTCGAAAGAACCTATTAACTCCGCAACAGCTCGCACAggtgccaaaactttcatttcacacACTACTACAGCACTCACataacgacgaaactgaagtgtacactGGTGGCCTCGTGTCTATagaataataatagctttattcaacatcgaatggtacactgcacatgtacaaagaaacagtaatgattaaagttatttgtacaatacgaaACCAGTTGCGTGCAATTGGTTTCACCCAACGAGTGACGCAAGCCAGTATCGTCGTATAAACCACAGAACAACGTATAAATAAACTAGCCTTACACGTATACAACCATCTCATAGTATGTTCTCTTTGCACTACAGGCCAGTCGGTTGGCATCGCTGCGCTATCGTAGCTGCAGAAAATCTCTGAGAGTTTCGCGACTCAAATGTTTTTAAACTGTGGTAACtgataataaaaataatgttgGTAGCAGCTGGATGCGAAACAATCGGGTTCCGAAGCCGATCTGTCTGTATGTTCTACGTAAGAAGAAGTGGGGGCGCCTTATAAACAAACTGACAACTGTACATTTCGGATGTATTCGTTGTTTGGTAACAGTATTGGGGAGAGCGCCATGGTTTCACTTTTAATAACCATGATTACACTGTAACATCAATGTTACCGTAACTACGCAGAAGTTGTGACAGCCCAAAGTGTGTTGTGCGTTGACTGCAGTCCTGTGTATTTTATGCAAGTGCAATGTATTGTGTTACGGACAAAAATAGAAATATTGCATTCAGTTTTGTGTAGTGGCCTGTGGACGTTACCAATGCACGAAAAAAGAAGAAAGTCTTATTTGTGGGGATTTTTTACTGTGCAGAAAAGTGATGGCGCTAACAAATTTGCACAGTGCGGTATTTGCGATCGAACTTTACGTTTCACGACGTCTGTGACTAACCTGAGAAAACATTTAGAGCGAAAGCACCCTACAAGTTTATCGCGTTGCAGACAACGTACCACGGCTGCATCATCAGTTATATCTAGAGCAGTTTCTGATGATATTGATCATGGTGTCAGCGGGcaagatgatcagcagtctgtATACTCTTCCACACACATTGTTCATTACCAGTCACATGAGCCTATTGAGCATTCCTCGAAAGTTGAAACTTCGAAGGTAATTGGAATATTTGGCAACCAGACTTAAATAATTTCATTTCTGATGAAAAAAATCACTTAAATGCAGAGAGAGAAGCTAGACAAGCGCCTTGGCGTAAGGTATCCATAATGCATTTCCCCAGTTTCGTGTCTGTCGAAAATGAAGGTTTTGCCTTTTTGGTCAAGGCAATTTGTAACACTAAGTTATCACGGATTTTTACTAACTGAAAGGTATTGTACAGCCCCAGAAACCGATATGCCAGATTTCATTTCTCAGCTTAACTACTGTACTGATTTTGTTTATTATGAAGAATTTTTGCGTAACATTTCAGCGACCATTCATCTGCCTCCATTTCAGAAATGAATCTGTATTTGGTCGAATGTTAATTAATTGATTTCAATCAGATTACGTTATGTACAGTTTGTGTATTTGTAAaataagactgatgacctcagatgttaagtcccatagtgctcagagccatttgaaccatttttgtaaagtaaaattgGTCAACTTAATACAATATGTTTAAATAGTTAGTTTTTACATTACAGTACAAAAAATCAAATTGGCACTAATGATAGTAATATTGCATACATCTCCTCACTAATGATTTTTGATCTCTAAGTTACATACATACGCTATGTGAAAAGATAAAGATATGATCCACACAATATATTCAAAGGCATTacagaagcgtctgattccacctgtctgctttgaacAACGATGTCATAATTTTGGCGGAAACGGCTACCTCCAGTGTATAGAAAAtgacgacaataacatcacttcgTACACACACcaacaaacaaaaatcaaattGACACATCCCactcaaaaaatgaaatgaaactaacgGAAAATTGGGCATGTGGGGTGGGGACAAGttaaatatacaacaataaaagaaCACTCCACCATCCCAAAACAATATAAAAAGTTAATATACAGCAGTCCTCTACACCAACAAAACCATAGGAATCAcgaacttcccttgacctatataggtcaaccacagcTACCGATACCAAAAATCAATGCTTAAAATGCCAAAAAGTGGAAACGGCGGTTTCCCGATGTATATAGCCCAACCACAGCTATCAATACCGAAAAAACCAATAGCTACAACTCTGAAAAGTGGAACCAAAACCTCAACAACTCAGATACCCCATATTCACAGCACCAATTAAAGAACAACTGACCTACCATAAATATACAACATACAAAACATCACAATTATTATAGAATAAAACCAAACCAAAATTATTCCCTTATGTGCAAGTTCTTGTACTGTAGTCTATAATTCAGTTATTTCTTTGGTAATCTGTTGCCTATGGTGAGCCTGCATTTTTTGACAGGTCATTTCGTGGAAGATTGCATTAAATGATGCATTAATTTCTGTACGTAAGGCATCATACTTCTCGGCTGTGCCTTGTACTTGCATTGTTTTGGCCCAATCACCTGTCCTCAGTGTTATTTTAATAATGTTCAGGTTTTGTATATTGATAATCCTAATGTCTCTTCTCTTTACATCTGtttttgatttcatatttttgtagATATAGCACACTAACCCATGATGATCAGATACTGCTATTTGGAGAACTTTTGCTCAGTGCCTACACAttttgtgcaacaaataattgtcATAATCACTTAACTGCAAAGACATTGAAAAGAATTAGTGTTTAAATGTGAATTCTTTATTTGTTGGTTGATGCATGCATGTAGTGTTCTGCATTTTCAATAAATCAGAATCCAGAATGATTTCATTGGCTACTTTAAATATGTAGAAAGCATTGCTACAGCATTGTGAACTGATTACATAATTAATAGGTCTCTGGAACTTATCTGATAAACTGGAACTTGAAACCTATTACTCCTAATTAATAGTTTACATAGAAAGTACCATTATTTGGATATCTAATCCTTCCTGCTGGGCTTTGAATTAGAATAATTCAAAATTCCACATTCTTAGCAAATTTCAGAACACATACTATCAAGTAAGTGGCTAGACTGTAATTCTTTTCATATTAATACATGTTCTCACTGATGTCTGCACTGTCCTTATCTTAATTTCACTCCACAGAGCTTCTCAGAACTACCATGAAATAATCCCTCTGTGAATGTGATGTAAACAGTTCTCTCTCCACTTGCTACATGTATGTTACatgattaattttatgtattttagtTGCTATTTGTATGTTATGACACTATAATGAAATTGCCTCGCATTTCACAGGATACCGCAAGTGAATCTGAGACCAGCACCTCTATGTTTGAAATAACAGATGACCGTACAATGCCGTCAGTGTCTGCTTCATCTGCTGTATTATCTTCAGTTGGTACTAAGAGAAAGTGGCGAGAATTTAAGAATGACAGGCTTCTTACAGGACCTCGTGAGCAGTTTTCCTCACCTTTAAAGGAAAATGATGAATTTGATCTCTTTGGGATGAGTATTGCTGCTAAAATGCGTAAAATGTCAAGGACAAATGACATACAGTATATCATTGCGGAGAAACTTATCTCAGAGGTAATATATCATGGACAATTGAAGTCTCTTACATTTGACACTGTTATTAAAGTTTCTGAGAAAGATATTAATTAATGTGTATGTGCTGCAGTGTGAGTGAATTCACATGTATATATGTATACACACACCACGGAGTCGTTAAGAGACTGAGAACCTAGGGGAAAAGTTTGTATTTCTGAAactatatttaaaataaatatttcataactATGTATCTCATATTCTTACTTTTAAATAATCGGCATTGAGTGAGTGAATTGCATAACACCCCTTGGATACAATCCAACCAAAAGGTTGGGACCAAATTCCGTAAAAATACTTGTGGTATTTGAAACTCCATTCTGTAGCTAAAATGGTTCTTTGTATGTATTAACAAGTTTTACGGACTCTATATCTTACCTTCTCATGAAGACGTTGTGTACTGCATATGCTTATAGGAGTTTTGCTCCATAAGTTAGTTAATTTCAGACATTGTCTGTTAATTCATCTGACTCTTTTGCTGGCATGTTGccagaacaacagaaaaaaaaacaagcagCTTTACAGGGGCTACATTTTTACTGGCTGCAAATTACACACTGTGGTATGGTTGCATGATTAAATGAAAATGGAGAAGAAAGCTTTACAACCAAGAAAGAGAACATTCAAAAATGTAGAAAGAGTGAATGTATCCATTAACTAAGGACGAACAAATAATAGAAACTAATCTGTACATCAGCTGCCGCATATCTTCAATTGTAGCTTAGTATTGATTCGGTCACATTGGCATTTTTCACATGAGATATTTACTTGCATGTGTAAATACTTAGGCCTGTTTACAGTACAATAATGTTTGTTGTGCAACCTTACAATGAACACTGTTACTTACAGTGTAAGGAGTGGCTAGTgaggtacattttttaaaaaaatttctttaggCTTTGTCAAGATTCATAATCTGGCTACAAGGAAGCTATAGGAGTACTTTGCACCAGAGCAGGCCTACCTAACTTTGTGAAATTGCATTTTTAGGTACTGTTTTGCTATTTGTGTGGTTGCGAATGAAAACCTGAAACTAACCCTTCTCACTGCAATTTTGTAGGACATTTTTTCAGTGTCAGCATATTTTGtcgaacatttttttcttcttccacaattttaaCTACATTGTGAAAATTTAGATTCCTTATTTTTGAAATGTGCTGTTAAATGTTTCGGTTTTTTGCTTGTAAAAGTTTCTCATGGAAAATGTATTCAGTAGTTTTTGCAGCGTTTTGGCTTTTCAGAAATAATTAGACAGGATCTCAAATGGGCTGCATTGAGGCAGTTGAATAACTTCTAGTGTCACTAAGGCTAGGCATGCTTTTTAGCTCCCCTGATGGTCAGACATCTCTACCAGGATGTTAAGTTCACTGAATTATATGTTTGGGATTCCTATACCTATGTCTGCATATTATGTATTCTGTGTATGGGTCATggcaagaatgattgcttaaatggctCTCTGGATGCTGTAATTACTCCAatgttgtcaataaaattcttcagggtatgtgactgtattgtcaatatgtaaaatactgaaattttGGGACTGTAAAATGTTAACTTTCATGGCtggaaatgtcacagttaataaaatattctgggctattatGCCGTAGTCGAACGGATTTCACCTTAAAATTCAACATTTCGTTCCCCTCTGTGGAGAACATtatcaagggggatcgtagcttctttgaatgtccagttcccaccctggctcgctactgactacagcaaaattctgctTCTGCGTTTTCCATGCAGTGGTGTAACATCACATATTTTGAATATGCGAGCGCAATTGGCCATTGTTGAATGCCGTTTTCCGCTGTTACTACCAGCCCACGGTGGAAGACTGGCACACATCATCTTAAGCACCGAAATCCAGATGTTCAATTTTGTGCCCTCCTCCTTCCtgctgaaattcctggggtgttttaccATCTCTATGGCCTATCTGTATAACCTTTCATGGTATCCACTTGTGGCTGCCAGTTCTCAAGTCCTATCAAAATGAGTGTGGCGGTCTcttggctgcaaagcatgtttgaTAAGAACTG from Schistocerca cancellata isolate TAMUIC-IGC-003103 chromosome 7, iqSchCanc2.1, whole genome shotgun sequence harbors:
- the LOC126092603 gene encoding uncharacterized protein LOC126092603, whose protein sequence is MQVQCIVLRTKIEILHSVLCSGLWTLPMHEKRRKSYLWGFFTVQKSDGANKFAQCGICDRTLRFTTSVTNLRKHLERKHPTSLSRCRQRTTAASSVISRAVSDDIDHGVSGQDDQQSVYSSTHIVHYQSHEPIEHSSKVETSKDTASESETSTSMFEITDDRTMPSVSASSAVLSSVGTKRKWREFKNDRLLTGPREQFSSPLKENDEFDLFGMSIAAKMRKMSRTNDIQYIIAEKLISEVIYHGQLKSLTFDTVIKVSEKDIN